In SAR324 cluster bacterium, a genomic segment contains:
- the rbfA gene encoding 30S ribosome-binding factor RbfA, translating to MRGNKSAEPNNVLLQRKLAEILLQESKDPRFRLVTISRVEAARDNSFATVYVSFFPSEQVEEVVTSLNHATGFFSRCLGKVLQTRLTPKLRFLYDAGFDYSMEIDQALQKVKKTDRAEDSEH from the coding sequence ATGCGTGGTAACAAATCAGCAGAGCCAAACAATGTGTTACTGCAACGAAAGCTGGCAGAGATCCTGTTACAGGAGAGCAAAGATCCACGCTTTCGGTTGGTGACCATCAGCCGAGTTGAAGCCGCCCGAGACAATTCCTTTGCTACTGTATACGTCAGCTTTTTCCCAAGTGAGCAAGTAGAAGAAGTCGTCACCTCGCTCAACCACGCTACTGGATTCTTCAGCCGTTGCCTGGGCAAAGTGCTGCAAACTCGACTGACTCCCAAGTTACGCTTTCTCTATGATGCTGGATTTGACTATAGCATGGAGATCGATCAGGCACTGCAGAAGGTAAAGAAGACAGACCGTGCTGAGGATTCTGAACATTGA
- the infB gene encoding translation initiation factor IF-2, with translation MSNMRVFELAKEMNLPAKQLLQRIRKLGIPVSSNFNALSDEQIAIIRKKIGSPASPPPNRPAKESPAQIISTRREDTNPEGTLELDSDTLIGGKRPRRIRRRRSEEVQEENIIRVGGDRQEAPPPEPVVEAQQEASEPEEAPVETTVEAQPADASVEKGTAKQVGVSEIESAPLEAGTVVAAAPLPPPSPPSADPNSISTASHKEKQEEEERKQRERKSEKKGSKARHHRREESESEALRRKQRRENNEPVVVNHNEDDDQPRRKQRKSERRRGQRVREQTEIAKHVFNPRKKSIKIGNAITVVDLASLIGIKATDILRRLMENGVMASINQSIPGETAALIAAEFDVEVEQETTNLEEQVFEVADGTDERERAPIVTIMGHVDHGKTSLLDKIRSAKVTEGEAGGITQHIGAYHVHHNNHNITFLDTPGHEAFTAMRARGANVTDIVILVVAADDRVQPQTIEAINHARAAEVPLIVAVNKVDKPDASPQRIEQELLEHNLVAEGLGGDTIMVPVSAKTGDGIDNLLEMVLLQAEVLELKAFYDGPARGAIVESKISRGKGAVGTVLIQRGTLRIGDFFLVGTTCGRVRAMFNDHGQPIQEATPAVPVEITGFDDVPTTGETFIVMDDERTARQLVQQRLENQREANVSQQQKTNLENIFSQLEEAGSLELNLLLKADVQGSVEALRNSLSQLGNEKISVRFLHTGLGNVTETDVVLASASDAIIIAFNVQAAAKARETLSREGVDLRLYDVIYNAIDDVRAALQGMLAPEIREEVIGRCRVDQIFNANRIGNIFGCLVTEGKVIRNCKARVLRDETEIHKGHVVSLKRFKDDVREVAQNYECGIVLDFQDVQQGDVIEAFIEVEEAATL, from the coding sequence ATGTCCAACATGCGTGTGTTTGAGCTGGCCAAAGAGATGAATCTGCCAGCCAAGCAACTGCTACAGCGAATCCGTAAACTTGGAATCCCTGTTTCCAGTAACTTTAATGCGCTCTCCGACGAGCAGATTGCGATCATTCGTAAGAAGATTGGTAGCCCTGCCAGTCCACCACCGAATCGCCCTGCTAAAGAAAGTCCGGCACAAATCATTTCCACACGCCGCGAAGATACAAATCCAGAGGGGACTCTCGAACTTGACAGTGACACACTGATCGGAGGCAAACGCCCAAGGCGTATCCGACGACGACGATCCGAAGAGGTACAAGAAGAAAATATCATTCGAGTCGGTGGTGACCGGCAAGAGGCACCTCCACCCGAACCCGTTGTTGAGGCCCAGCAAGAAGCGAGTGAACCTGAAGAAGCTCCTGTAGAAACTACAGTAGAAGCTCAGCCAGCAGACGCTTCTGTAGAAAAAGGGACTGCAAAACAGGTAGGAGTGTCTGAGATTGAATCGGCACCTTTGGAAGCTGGAACTGTTGTAGCAGCGGCTCCACTACCACCTCCTTCTCCACCCTCAGCAGATCCTAACAGTATATCCACCGCCTCTCATAAAGAAAAACAAGAGGAAGAAGAACGGAAGCAGCGAGAGCGAAAGTCTGAGAAAAAAGGAAGCAAAGCTCGCCATCATCGCCGTGAAGAATCCGAGAGTGAAGCCCTTCGACGAAAACAGCGACGAGAAAACAACGAGCCTGTAGTTGTCAACCATAACGAGGATGACGACCAACCTCGACGAAAACAACGTAAGAGTGAGCGTCGAAGAGGCCAACGGGTTCGTGAGCAGACAGAAATTGCCAAACACGTCTTTAATCCTCGCAAAAAGAGCATCAAGATTGGCAATGCCATAACCGTTGTAGACCTCGCTAGTCTAATCGGAATCAAAGCAACAGATATCCTAAGGCGCCTGATGGAAAACGGAGTCATGGCTTCCATCAATCAAAGCATTCCAGGAGAAACTGCCGCGCTGATTGCTGCTGAATTTGATGTAGAAGTAGAACAGGAGACCACCAATCTTGAAGAGCAGGTCTTCGAAGTGGCCGATGGCACTGATGAACGGGAGCGAGCTCCGATCGTTACCATCATGGGCCATGTCGATCATGGTAAGACCTCTCTGCTAGACAAGATTCGTTCAGCGAAAGTTACCGAAGGGGAAGCTGGCGGCATTACCCAGCACATTGGTGCCTATCACGTTCACCATAATAATCACAACATCACTTTCCTTGATACTCCGGGTCACGAAGCCTTCACGGCCATGCGTGCCAGAGGAGCAAACGTTACGGATATCGTGATTCTTGTGGTCGCTGCTGATGACCGGGTGCAACCACAAACCATTGAAGCGATTAATCACGCACGAGCGGCTGAAGTTCCTCTAATTGTTGCCGTCAACAAAGTGGATAAGCCAGATGCCAGTCCACAGCGTATTGAGCAAGAGTTGCTAGAGCATAATCTCGTCGCCGAAGGATTGGGTGGAGACACGATCATGGTTCCAGTCTCTGCCAAAACCGGGGATGGCATCGATAACTTGTTGGAGATGGTCCTTTTGCAAGCAGAAGTGTTGGAGTTGAAGGCCTTCTACGATGGGCCAGCCCGTGGAGCCATTGTCGAGTCCAAGATCAGTCGTGGCAAGGGAGCGGTGGGAACTGTACTCATCCAGCGAGGAACACTGCGTATCGGAGATTTCTTCCTGGTTGGAACAACCTGCGGACGGGTCCGAGCGATGTTTAATGATCACGGTCAGCCGATTCAAGAAGCGACTCCTGCTGTTCCTGTAGAGATTACCGGGTTTGACGACGTGCCGACCACTGGAGAAACGTTCATCGTAATGGACGATGAACGTACTGCCCGACAACTGGTGCAGCAACGTTTGGAAAATCAACGGGAAGCCAATGTTTCTCAGCAGCAGAAGACGAATCTGGAAAATATTTTCAGTCAACTGGAAGAGGCTGGCAGTCTGGAACTCAACCTGCTACTGAAGGCAGACGTTCAAGGTTCTGTCGAAGCTCTGCGCAACTCTCTCTCTCAACTGGGCAATGAAAAGATCTCTGTGCGCTTTCTGCACACAGGTCTTGGCAACGTCACAGAAACAGACGTTGTGCTGGCATCTGCCTCGGATGCGATCATCATCGCCTTCAATGTTCAGGCAGCCGCAAAGGCCCGTGAAACACTGTCTCGTGAGGGCGTCGACCTACGCCTCTATGATGTAATTTACAACGCTATCGATGATGTCCGTGCTGCCTTACAAGGCATGCTTGCTCCAGAGATTCGTGAAGAAGTGATCGGTCGTTGTCGCGTGGATCAGATCTTCAACGCCAATCGTATCGGTAATATCTTTGGATGTTTAGTCACAGAAGGTAAGGTTATACGAAACTGCAAGGCCCGTGTCCTGCGCGATGAAACAGAAATTCACAAGGGACACGTTGTTTCCTTGAAACGCTTCAAGGATGATGTTCGTGAAGTCGCTCAGAATTACGAATGTGGAATCGTTCTGGACTTTCAGGATGTCCAGCAAGGTGATGTCATCGAGGCCTTCATCGAAGTCGAAGAAGCGGCAACTCTCTAG
- the nusA gene encoding transcription termination factor NusA, with protein sequence MRDNLLEVITEVSKEKALDRDIMIRLVVESIVQAAKRKLPYESIEGSFNKRTGQIELFQYKEVVDIVDDADNEVSLDEVQEIDPEAQIGDEVEYLIDEREFNRIARSARSIIFGSIREAEREMIVSTFEKRVGEVLTGTVLRSESNGRIALRFLDKTDAYLFRREQIPGENFSYGDHLRVYLMDVNNNPQKPSQLSISRTHPGLLIKLFEMEVPEIYDGIVKIVSAAREPGKRAKISVYSTDPDVDPVGSCVGIRGSRVQNIVDELYGEKIDIVRWNQDVAVYTTNALAPAVIDELVIDEEAGEIDVIVKQDQLSLAIGSKGQNVRLASRLVGYKINISVDEEEAPSIEEQLTRELERGKEERELLYTGITSGLHAAGTPAAEAAARRNEDVAATKSEDSLGEEIETEAASADPAIEDPEVATTVTEPTETDTEPDTSAQTADPSETTEEKPS encoded by the coding sequence TTGCGAGACAACTTGCTCGAAGTCATCACTGAAGTCTCCAAGGAAAAGGCCTTGGACCGTGACATCATGATCCGCTTGGTGGTTGAATCCATTGTTCAAGCTGCCAAACGGAAGCTTCCCTACGAATCCATTGAGGGCAGCTTCAACAAGCGTACGGGCCAGATCGAACTCTTCCAGTACAAGGAAGTAGTAGATATTGTCGATGATGCTGACAACGAGGTCTCACTAGATGAGGTTCAGGAAATCGATCCAGAGGCACAGATCGGTGATGAGGTAGAGTACCTGATTGACGAACGAGAGTTCAATCGGATTGCCCGATCAGCACGCAGTATCATCTTCGGTAGCATCCGTGAAGCAGAGCGAGAAATGATCGTCAGCACCTTCGAGAAGCGAGTTGGCGAAGTGTTGACTGGCACTGTACTGCGTTCTGAGAGTAACGGCCGGATTGCGCTGCGCTTTTTGGACAAGACTGACGCCTATCTGTTCCGCCGAGAGCAAATTCCCGGAGAGAACTTCAGCTACGGAGACCACCTTCGGGTCTATCTGATGGATGTAAACAATAATCCTCAGAAACCATCCCAGCTTTCGATTTCTAGGACTCATCCTGGACTACTGATCAAGCTCTTCGAAATGGAAGTGCCAGAAATTTATGATGGTATTGTCAAAATCGTCAGTGCGGCCCGAGAGCCTGGTAAGCGTGCCAAGATTTCTGTCTACAGCACAGATCCAGACGTTGATCCCGTTGGCTCCTGCGTAGGAATTCGCGGTAGCCGTGTGCAGAACATCGTCGACGAACTCTACGGAGAGAAAATCGACATCGTCCGCTGGAATCAAGACGTGGCTGTCTACACGACTAACGCACTAGCACCCGCAGTGATTGATGAATTGGTAATTGATGAGGAAGCCGGAGAGATTGACGTGATTGTCAAGCAGGATCAACTCTCCCTGGCCATCGGCAGCAAAGGACAAAATGTTCGTCTGGCCTCCCGACTTGTTGGCTACAAGATCAACATCTCTGTCGATGAGGAAGAGGCACCCAGCATTGAAGAACAACTAACTCGTGAATTGGAACGAGGCAAGGAAGAGCGAGAACTGCTCTACACCGGTATTACCAGCGGCCTGCATGCTGCAGGAACTCCTGCTGCTGAAGCAGCAGCTCGCAGGAATGAAGATGTAGCAGCAACTAAATCAGAAGACTCACTAGGGGAGGAGATTGAAACAGAAGCTGCATCGGCTGATCCTGCGATAGAAGATCCCGAAGTAGCAACAACGGTTACTGAACCAACCGAAACTGACACAGAACCGGACACATCTGCACAAACAGCAGATCCGTCGGAAACTACTGAGGAGAAACCCTCCTGA
- the rimP gene encoding ribosome maturation factor RimP, whose product MARLPDRLLQLLTPPLEQLGYEILQLDWRREGKEQVLCLWIDRPEGVNLDDCVLVNRAIEPILEDEDPIRGAYRLEVSTPGVDRPLRTLAHYQRFLGERITLLLHNSQQGHKRWTGTLQTINDQGIVLQVEQGPLLEIPLQEIRQAHLDPVLFG is encoded by the coding sequence ATGGCTCGTCTGCCCGATCGGCTGCTGCAACTGTTGACCCCTCCACTTGAGCAACTCGGCTACGAAATCCTGCAACTAGACTGGAGACGAGAAGGCAAGGAACAAGTCCTCTGCCTTTGGATTGATCGCCCGGAGGGAGTCAATCTGGATGACTGCGTGCTGGTCAATAGAGCCATCGAGCCGATCCTAGAGGATGAGGATCCTATTCGGGGCGCCTATCGACTAGAAGTCTCCACGCCCGGTGTGGATCGTCCCTTGCGTACCTTGGCGCACTATCAGCGTTTTTTAGGAGAGCGCATCACGCTCTTGCTGCACAATAGCCAGCAGGGACACAAGCGCTGGACTGGAACTCTGCAGACTATCAATGATCAGGGCATCGTGCTGCAGGTGGAACAAGGACCGCTACTTGAGATTCCGCTTCAAGAAATTCGTCAGGCACACCTTGACCCTGTACTGTTCGGTTGA
- a CDS encoding ATP-dependent helicase: MNNPLLDSLNEAQRQIVLHEQGPALVIAGAGSGKTRVITHRVGQLLRNGVPANSILLLTFTNKAANEMAHRASHFMPEQDRGPRLLHGTFHSVASRFLRRYATQVQYEHNFSILDSGDSQDLLKAALAEVMGKPSKHFPNASVLGNVFSNAFNTTCEAVLLEQRPYTERDFGLEAYLLRSPYTYLEQHLESMLQILKCYRTKKRRNQVMDFDDLLENWLDLLRQHHDKLPLCQQIQHLLVDEYQDTNRVQAQILDYLSRPHRNLMVVGDDAQSIYSWRGANFRNILDFPEYYQAKVYRLEQNYRSTPQILQVANESINYNEEQFEKNLFTELTDGTLPQIHQVWDPQAEADVLLKLILQIHDQEIPLDQMAVLYRTHAQAAILQVALTRAGIPFQIHSGIKFFEQAHVKDLLSFVKVLFNPLDEISWMRVLKQVRSIGNVTAHKIYNIFQEQQAVRLSQNNEALQKLIPAKAREDWNQLQECFRQMLVPETSVSRMLEIVYLNFYCEVLRNTYENAPQREADLQSLLEFAGNYPNLDSFLNELSLVGNSLVSDRESMEWEDQEHLTLTTIHQAKGLEWEVVFLIGLTEGLFPHQRSMNSNEQLEEERRLFYVALTRAQRHLILTAPAISANYYGPSHSGRSRFLEELPDELYEQVTHEPDHANWGFSRPSFEF, encoded by the coding sequence ATGAACAATCCACTGCTCGATTCTCTCAATGAAGCTCAGCGCCAGATCGTCCTCCACGAGCAAGGACCAGCCCTTGTGATTGCCGGGGCTGGTAGTGGTAAAACTCGGGTGATTACTCATCGGGTAGGACAACTCCTGCGAAATGGAGTACCCGCCAATTCAATCCTACTGCTGACTTTCACCAATAAAGCTGCCAACGAGATGGCACATCGGGCCTCACACTTCATGCCCGAGCAGGATCGTGGACCTCGACTACTACACGGCACTTTCCACAGTGTTGCCAGCCGATTCCTACGCCGCTACGCCACCCAAGTGCAGTATGAACACAACTTCAGCATTCTTGACAGTGGCGATTCACAGGATCTGCTTAAAGCAGCCTTGGCCGAAGTGATGGGTAAACCCTCCAAGCACTTCCCCAACGCTTCCGTACTCGGCAATGTCTTTTCCAATGCCTTCAATACGACCTGTGAGGCTGTGCTACTGGAGCAACGACCTTATACTGAACGAGATTTTGGGCTGGAAGCCTATCTGCTGCGAAGTCCCTATACTTACCTGGAACAGCACCTCGAGTCGATGCTCCAAATTCTCAAGTGCTACCGCACCAAGAAGCGACGCAATCAGGTGATGGATTTTGATGATCTATTGGAAAACTGGCTGGACCTGCTGCGTCAACATCACGACAAATTGCCACTCTGTCAGCAAATTCAGCATCTGCTGGTTGATGAATACCAAGATACCAATCGGGTTCAGGCTCAGATCCTTGACTACCTGTCTCGTCCTCATCGGAACCTGATGGTAGTGGGTGATGATGCACAGTCCATCTACAGCTGGCGTGGTGCCAACTTCCGGAACATTCTTGATTTCCCAGAATATTACCAAGCGAAGGTCTATCGGTTGGAACAGAACTACCGCAGTACCCCGCAGATCCTGCAGGTGGCGAATGAAAGCATCAATTACAACGAAGAGCAGTTCGAAAAGAATCTCTTCACTGAACTGACAGATGGGACACTCCCTCAGATCCACCAAGTCTGGGATCCACAGGCAGAAGCCGATGTTCTGCTCAAGCTGATCCTGCAGATCCACGACCAGGAGATTCCGCTGGATCAGATGGCTGTGCTCTACCGGACTCATGCCCAAGCGGCCATCCTGCAAGTTGCTCTGACCAGAGCTGGCATCCCCTTCCAGATTCATTCAGGAATCAAGTTCTTCGAACAGGCTCACGTCAAGGATCTACTGTCTTTCGTCAAGGTACTCTTCAATCCTCTGGATGAGATCTCCTGGATGCGGGTGCTAAAGCAGGTACGTAGTATTGGGAACGTCACAGCCCACAAGATCTATAACATTTTTCAGGAACAGCAAGCCGTCCGCTTGAGTCAGAATAACGAAGCTCTGCAGAAGTTGATTCCAGCCAAGGCAAGAGAAGACTGGAATCAACTGCAGGAGTGTTTTCGACAAATGCTGGTTCCGGAAACCTCTGTGTCTCGCATGCTCGAGATCGTCTACCTTAACTTCTACTGTGAAGTTCTACGCAATACCTATGAGAACGCTCCACAGCGTGAGGCTGACCTGCAATCCCTGCTGGAATTCGCTGGGAACTATCCAAATCTGGATTCCTTCCTCAATGAACTCTCGCTTGTTGGCAACAGCCTGGTCAGCGACCGAGAATCGATGGAATGGGAGGATCAGGAACACTTAACCCTGACCACGATTCATCAGGCCAAGGGACTTGAGTGGGAAGTCGTATTTCTGATCGGATTGACAGAAGGACTCTTCCCTCACCAACGCAGCATGAATAGCAACGAACAATTGGAGGAAGAACGGAGGTTGTTCTACGTTGCTCTCACCCGTGCCCAGCGACACTTAATCCTGACCGCTCCGGCTATTAGCGCCAACTACTACGGCCCCAGTCACAGCGGACGTTCTCGCTTTCTTGAAGAGCTGCCGGATGAGCTTTATGAGCAGGTCACCCATGAGCCTGACCACGCTAACTGGGGATTCTCTCGACCCTCCTTTGAGTTCTAG
- a CDS encoding YdcF family protein → MIYLHKFLPLIVSPLGLVCLLLLIGLWWRQIKWIALALVFLLIFSLPLTSFLIWKGLEAEHPYKSVEALKNHQAVVVLSGMLDGFKAEEEWVTQWNDADRFFAGLQVLEAGKAESIIFTRGKIPWMDLPPEGERLQALAIQMGVDPNRILLTEIVENTADEAAAVLELTKTHGISSAILVTSSFHLTRAQLLFNQAGVVNEAYPTDFKFLYRPYDWLSFLPNAEAFFWTSSGIREYIGRLYYWIRT, encoded by the coding sequence TTGATTTATCTCCACAAGTTTCTACCGCTCATTGTTTCTCCACTCGGATTAGTCTGCCTACTACTCCTGATCGGCTTGTGGTGGCGTCAAATCAAATGGATCGCATTGGCGCTCGTCTTTCTATTGATCTTCTCTTTGCCTCTTACCTCTTTTCTGATTTGGAAAGGCTTAGAAGCGGAGCATCCCTACAAGTCTGTTGAAGCTCTGAAAAACCACCAAGCCGTGGTTGTTTTGAGTGGGATGCTCGATGGATTCAAAGCAGAAGAAGAGTGGGTAACCCAGTGGAATGATGCTGATCGCTTCTTTGCAGGACTTCAGGTACTAGAGGCGGGCAAGGCGGAATCGATCATCTTTACTCGTGGAAAAATTCCCTGGATGGATCTGCCACCGGAAGGAGAAAGACTCCAAGCACTGGCAATCCAAATGGGAGTTGATCCCAATCGGATTCTCTTAACAGAGATCGTCGAGAACACCGCAGATGAGGCAGCAGCCGTTCTTGAGCTGACCAAGACCCACGGAATTTCCAGCGCGATCCTCGTAACCTCCAGTTTCCATCTAACAAGGGCCCAATTACTTTTTAACCAGGCAGGGGTGGTCAATGAGGCCTATCCAACCGATTTTAAATTTCTCTATCGCCCTTATGACTGGCTCTCTTTTCTGCCAAATGCAGAAGCCTTCTTCTGGACCTCATCTGGAATTCGAGAGTACATCGGCCGCCTGTACTACTGGATCCGAACTTAA
- a CDS encoding ATP-binding protein, translating to MTQTTNNPVQILQKIQSAKPNVEGIQHPQELFAQLQRLTKAGIWTIDLATMQILVSEEMYHLHGVPIGATVYYEEFLEKMCIPEDQNISENARIKVITQKVEVQFDYRAIDQTTGETKWFSAHVAPLLNAQNEVIALFGTTQDITDRQRQEYQKIQDRLASMGEMLNLLAHHWRQPLSTISVVASKLEVHNQLNNQGDSYLNENLEEIQRLSQHLSNTINEVRQVFSDVRRPRKSMDLVNIIQALIADVQKRLETSSIRCVVANEGLTTITTQHGNFIRSICKELIQNAIEALEDRQDKLLRVLNIRISERGSGGYLIKVEDNAGGINEGGLTKIFEPYYTTKMDRNGTGLGLYMSRMLAILHLQGNLEAENTSGGACFKLYLPQLVDLVDKVSDKDPAA from the coding sequence ATGACACAAACCACCAACAATCCTGTTCAGATACTACAGAAAATCCAGTCGGCAAAACCGAACGTAGAAGGGATTCAACATCCCCAGGAGCTCTTTGCTCAACTTCAGCGATTAACCAAAGCTGGGATCTGGACTATTGACCTGGCCACCATGCAGATTTTGGTCAGTGAAGAGATGTATCACCTGCATGGAGTTCCTATTGGTGCAACCGTCTATTATGAAGAGTTCCTTGAAAAGATGTGTATTCCAGAGGATCAGAATATTTCCGAAAATGCACGCATCAAGGTGATTACTCAGAAGGTTGAAGTACAATTTGATTATCGAGCCATCGACCAGACTACTGGAGAGACAAAGTGGTTCTCCGCGCACGTGGCACCTCTTCTCAATGCCCAGAATGAGGTGATTGCCCTCTTTGGAACCACTCAGGACATTACGGATCGGCAACGCCAAGAGTATCAGAAAATTCAAGACCGCCTAGCCTCCATGGGAGAAATGCTCAATCTGTTGGCGCACCACTGGAGACAACCACTGAGTACGATTTCTGTTGTAGCGTCCAAATTGGAAGTTCATAATCAATTGAACAATCAGGGAGATAGCTATCTGAATGAAAACTTGGAAGAAATTCAGCGACTTTCTCAGCATCTCTCCAATACTATCAACGAGGTACGCCAAGTATTTTCTGATGTCAGACGACCTCGGAAATCAATGGATCTGGTGAATATCATCCAGGCCCTAATCGCTGACGTGCAGAAACGCTTGGAAACCTCCTCGATCCGCTGTGTCGTTGCCAACGAAGGGTTGACTACAATAACGACTCAACATGGGAATTTTATCCGTTCCATCTGCAAGGAGTTGATCCAAAATGCCATCGAAGCCTTGGAAGATCGCCAGGACAAGCTTCTCCGAGTGCTCAATATCAGGATTTCTGAGCGAGGTAGTGGTGGCTACTTGATCAAAGTGGAAGACAACGCGGGAGGAATCAATGAAGGCGGTCTCACAAAAATCTTTGAGCCCTACTACACCACCAAGATGGACCGTAATGGTACTGGCCTTGGGCTCTACATGAGCAGAATGTTAGCAATTCTTCACTTGCAAGGAAATCTGGAAGCAGAAAACACATCAGGAGGAGCCTGCTTCAAACTCTACCTGCCACAACTGGTTGATTTAGTTGACAAAGTGTCAGATAAAGACCCAGCAGCCTGA
- a CDS encoding CYTH domain-containing protein has protein sequence MGMEIERKFLLLNEDWKVGATGTFLHQGYLNRHPQRSVRVRVKGQQAFMTIKGMVSEISRFEYEYPIPLDDAEHMLKELCEPPTLEKTRYLVKYEGMCWEIDEFHGENAGLVVAEIELENEEQPFAKPPWLGEEVSQDSRYLNINLSRHSYCQW, from the coding sequence GTGGGAATGGAAATCGAGCGAAAGTTTCTCTTGCTCAATGAAGACTGGAAGGTGGGTGCTACGGGTACTTTTTTACACCAAGGGTATCTGAATCGCCACCCACAGCGCAGCGTTCGAGTACGCGTGAAGGGGCAGCAGGCCTTTATGACGATCAAGGGAATGGTTTCCGAAATCTCACGATTCGAGTACGAGTACCCAATTCCACTGGATGATGCTGAGCACATGCTCAAGGAATTGTGTGAGCCACCAACCCTGGAAAAGACTCGTTATCTAGTGAAGTATGAAGGAATGTGCTGGGAAATTGATGAATTTCACGGAGAAAACGCGGGCTTGGTGGTCGCAGAAATCGAATTGGAAAATGAGGAACAACCCTTTGCAAAGCCACCTTGGCTTGGCGAAGAAGTGAGTCAGGATTCTCGCTACCTGAATATCAACCTCTCTCGACACTCTTATTGCCAATGGTAG
- the rlmN gene encoding 23S rRNA (adenine(2503)-C(2))-methyltransferase RlmN, giving the protein MTPHNLKDWTRARLRDWFSEHNERPFRADQVFTWLYQKDVSDWDGMSNLAKSTRQLLIDNFHLPRLTRVAERVSQDDSRKYLLGLQDGKTIETVLMPHHDHHTVCVSSQVGCAMGCSFCVTGKMGLIRNLSAGEIVEQVVEARRDATGLPLRNIVFMGMGEPFHNYDQVMTALEILTDEYGFNFSQRRVTVSTSGLVPQIRRFGQERVKANLAISLNGSSDTVRGRLMPVNKRYNLAQLVQVCQEFPLEARKRITFEYILLKGITDSIDDAKALIRLLHGVKFKINLIPFNAAPDSEYQRSDWEQIQRFQRYLLDRGVVATLRISKGQDIQGACGQLRSEQGLAVEEEVG; this is encoded by the coding sequence ATGACCCCTCACAATCTTAAAGACTGGACACGGGCTCGCCTGCGCGACTGGTTCTCCGAGCACAACGAACGCCCTTTCCGAGCAGACCAAGTCTTCACCTGGCTCTACCAAAAAGATGTCAGTGACTGGGACGGAATGAGCAACCTGGCCAAGTCCACCCGTCAATTGCTGATCGACAACTTCCACCTTCCCCGCCTGACCCGAGTTGCAGAACGAGTTTCGCAGGATGACTCACGCAAGTACCTCCTTGGCCTGCAAGATGGTAAGACTATCGAGACTGTGCTGATGCCACACCACGATCATCATACGGTGTGTGTTTCCTCTCAGGTGGGCTGTGCGATGGGTTGTTCTTTCTGCGTGACAGGCAAAATGGGACTGATCAGGAATCTGAGCGCTGGTGAGATCGTGGAGCAAGTGGTTGAAGCTCGAAGAGACGCTACTGGATTACCACTCCGCAACATTGTCTTTATGGGAATGGGAGAACCCTTCCACAACTATGATCAGGTCATGACGGCCTTGGAGATTCTCACTGATGAGTACGGCTTCAACTTCTCACAGCGCCGTGTCACAGTCTCAACCTCTGGACTGGTGCCTCAGATTCGCCGTTTTGGTCAGGAACGAGTCAAGGCGAACCTGGCGATTTCACTGAATGGTTCCTCCGATACGGTTCGTGGGCGTTTGATGCCTGTCAACAAGCGTTACAACCTGGCCCAGTTGGTTCAGGTCTGCCAAGAATTCCCACTTGAGGCCCGTAAGCGCATCACTTTTGAGTACATTCTGCTCAAGGGCATCACAGATTCAATTGATGACGCCAAAGCCTTGATCCGCCTACTGCATGGAGTGAAGTTCAAGATCAACCTGATTCCCTTCAATGCTGCACCAGACAGTGAGTACCAACGCTCTGATTGGGAGCAGATTCAGCGCTTTCAACGTTACTTGCTGGATCGAGGTGTGGTTGCAACCCTACGTATCTCCAAGGGGCAGGATATCCAAGGGGCATGTGGCCAACTACGCAGTGAACAAGGCCTAGCCGTAGAAGAGGAAGTCGGATGA
- the gcvH gene encoding glycine cleavage system protein GcvH produces MSQTPSDLKYTREHEWIRLDGNQAEIGITFHAQKSLGDIVYVELPSVGDELEAGEEFGTIESVKAVSSLFSPMSGKVTDINSELADRPETINEDCYDEGWLIRVALSEPDEQDNLLDDEEYDQFVLEEAG; encoded by the coding sequence ATGTCTCAGACCCCGTCAGATCTTAAATATACGCGTGAGCACGAATGGATTCGGCTAGATGGCAACCAGGCCGAAATTGGTATTACCTTCCATGCGCAAAAGTCGCTGGGAGACATTGTCTATGTTGAGCTTCCCTCGGTTGGTGATGAGTTGGAAGCTGGCGAAGAATTTGGCACTATCGAATCTGTCAAAGCTGTCTCTTCATTGTTCTCGCCTATGTCCGGCAAGGTAACTGATATCAATTCAGAGCTTGCTGATCGACCAGAGACGATCAACGAAGATTGTTACGATGAAGGCTGGTTGATCCGTGTAGCACTCAGCGAACCGGACGAGCAAGACAACTTGCTGGACGATGAAGAGTACGATCAGTTTGTGCTCGAAGAAGCCGGTTGA